From Diceros bicornis minor isolate mBicDic1 chromosome 17, mDicBic1.mat.cur, whole genome shotgun sequence, the proteins below share one genomic window:
- the LOC131415657 gene encoding olfactory receptor 6C2-like, with protein sequence MKNHTITTFILLGLTDDPQLQIPIFTFLFLTYVLSITGNVTIISLTLVDSHLKTPMYFFLQNFALLEISFTSACVPRYLYNIVTGDRTIKYNICVIQVFFTDIFGVTEFFLLAAMSYDRYVAICKPLHYGTIMSSRVCKSLVLCCWMSGLLIILPPLTLFLNLKFCDSNVIDYFFCDASPILKISCSDTWLIEQFVIVCAVLTFILTLVCVVLSYIYIIATILRFSSAQQRKRAFSTCSSHMIVVSITYGSCIFIYVKPSAKESVAINKGVTLLMTSIAPMLNPFIYTLRNKQVRQAFSDTFKKIALVSKK encoded by the coding sequence ATGAAAAACCACACAATAACAACCTTCATCTTGTTGGGACTCACAGATGACCCTCAACTGCAGATTCCAATTTTTACGTTCCTATTTCTTACTTACGTGTTAAGTATAACTGGAAATGTGACCATCATATCCCTCACTTTAGTGGACTCCCACCTTAAAACACCCATGTACTTTTTCCTACAGAATTTTGCCTTATTAGAAATTTCATTTACGTCTGCTTGTGTCCCTAGATATTTGTACAACATAGTAACAGGTGACAGGACAATTAAATATAATATCTGTGTTATTCAAGTGTTTTTTACTGATATCTTTGGAGTAACAGAATTTTTTCTCCTGGCCGCCATgtcctatgaccgctatgtggccatctgtaaaCCCCTGCATTACGGGACCATCATGAGCAGCAGAGTCTGCAAGAGTCTTGTCCTCTGCTGTTGGATGTCTGGCTTGTTGATCATACTCCCACCACTTACTCTGTTCCTAAATTTGAAATTCTGTGACTCCAAtgttattgattattttttctgtgaTGCATCTCCTATCTTGAAGATTTCATGCTCAGACACATGGCTCATAGAGCAGTTTGTTATTGTCTGTGCTGTGCTCACCTTCATTTTGACCCTTGTGTGTGTTGTTCTGTCCTACATTTACATCATTGCGACCATTCTAAGATTCTCCTCTGCCCAGCAAAGGAAAAGGGCCTTTTCCACCTGTTCTTCTCACATGATTGTGGTTTCCATCACCTACGGAAGCTGTATCTTCATCTATGTCAAACCTTCAGCAAAGGAATCAGTGGCTATTAATAAGGGAGTGACACTGCTAATGACATCCATCGCTCCCATGTTGAATCCATTCATTTACACTCTGAGAAACAAACAAGTGAGACAAGCCTTTAGTGACACATTCAAAAAAATTGCATTGGTCTCAAAGAAGTAA